The following are from one region of the Corylus avellana chromosome ca1, CavTom2PMs-1.0 genome:
- the LOC132167700 gene encoding mitogen-activated protein kinase kinase kinase 20-like, translating to MKRSRKEEEDEYSLLWGEMSWCRGPMIGQGAFGSVYRAELKKPRAFGSVVAVKSVKSADPINSKSLMWENTVLDALQGCPHVIQTFGADTTETTNGIVLYNVLLEFASGGSLADLIVKSGFHGLSEGVVRKHTKSLLVGLKHIHARGFVHCDLKPDNVLLVATADGFEVKIADFGLAKRAYTSCETPSWRGTSWYIAPECVIYGVQEAFSDIWALGCTVLVMLTGKVPWTTITGSKEYESLVSQIGSGSVPDIPDQISKAAQDFLRCCFALNPMERMTANALLDHPFLVGLDETDSSSHLQLSKEEAANGKRIKRSPSYFPFGSSFIHFPFGRSFITLSEAEVPEIKAENTNAVTSFPFGCSFIPLPDSSSEEGVEEVIQEPADSYAEQINWSAIFPKPLIRSRPLACWQHPFTFTTCAGA from the coding sequence ATGAAGAGATCTagaaaggaggaggaggatgagtaCTCGCTCCTCTGGGGAGAGATGTCGTGGTGTAGGGGACCGATGATCGGCCAGGGGGCATTTGGGTCCGTATACAGAGCGGAACTGAAGAAACCCAGAGCTTTTGGGTCGGTTGTGGCTGTGAAATCTGTGAAATCGGCAGATCCGATAAATTCGAAATCGCTTATGTGGGAAAACACGGTTCTTGATGCTCTCCAAGGGTGTCCTCATGTTATTCAGACATTTGGAGCAGACACAACAGAAACGACCAATGGGATTGTGCTTTATAACGTCCTCTTGGAATTTGCTTCGGGAGGAAGCCTTGCCGATTTAATCGTAAAATCAGGCTTTCATGGGTTGTCTGAGGGCGTTGTCAGAAAGCACACCAAGTCTTTACTTGTGGGGTTGAAACACATTCATGCTCGTGGCTTCGTTCACTGTGACTTGAAGCCTGATAATGTTCTTTTAGTGGCTACTGCTGATGGGTTTGAGGTGAAAATTGCTGATTTTGGATTGGCAAAGAGAGCTTACACTAGTTGTGAGACTCCATCTTGGAGAGGTACTTCCTGGTATATAGCACCAGAATGTGTAATTTATGGGGTGCAAGAGGCCTTCTCTGATATATGGGCTCTTGGATGCACCGTGCTTGTCATGCTCACTGGAAAAGTACCGTGGACTACCATAACTGGTTCGAAGGAGTATGAAAGCCTTGTGTCTCAAATTGGGTCTGGATCGGTGCCTGACATTCCGGACCAGATATCAAAAGCAGCGCAGGATTTCTTGAGGTGCTGTTTTGCATTAAATCCGATGGAGAGAATGACTGCTAATGCGCTGTTAGATCACCCATTTCTGGTGGGATTAGATGAGACAGATTCTTCTTCACATCTTCAACTATCAAAAGAAGAAGCTGCAAATGGTAAGAGGATTAAGCGCAGTCCCTCATATTTTCCTTTCGGGAGTAGCTTCATACACTTTCCTTTTGGGCGTAGTTTCATAACCTTATCGGAGGCAGAGGTTCCAGAGATTAAAGCTGAAAATACAAACGCGGTCACATCTTTCCCATTTGGATGTAGTTTCATTCCCCTACCAGATTCTTCATCAGAAGAGGGAGTGGAGGAGGTGATCCAAGAGCCTGCTGATTCTTATGCTGAGCAAATTAACTGGAGTGCAATTTTCCCAAAACCACTCATCCGCTCAAGGCCTTTAGCTTGTTGGCAACATCCCTTTACTTTCACAACTTGTGCCGGGGCTTAG